One Mugil cephalus isolate CIBA_MC_2020 chromosome 8, CIBA_Mcephalus_1.1, whole genome shotgun sequence genomic window carries:
- the si:dkey-193c22.1 gene encoding probable isoprenylcysteine alpha-carbonyl methylesterase ICME translates to MSAIKSHMSLPVTVGLLLVGIPYSVSLAVQWLYGWPNKPGFKKYTEALKPRRIYCLTKALLESLRILQYGRLYFQLMSWYKNEENHKYFEKGITFGRRGTKLDLYHPPKDEGVPAPLVVFIYGGAWGSGDRSIYCLLARQMAKELHVTVVCPDYCIYPKGNVLGMVQDIADCLIWARESAQKFNFDRDNIVLVGHSAGAHLCALTMLFLVDAREELFIESRKQQDIMRSIRGMIGLSGVYNIMDHYEHEQKRGVEYVSTMHKAMNGLDNFAYYSPTHVLENLSEDKLSRLPPITLLHGTSDIVVPVESSIKLSELLTSLSVKSMLYLLPTVNHADIVTDLMAPDRNFYYPIYSCIRQEFRKFLSAQ, encoded by the exons AT GTCTGCGATAAAATCTCACATGTCACTGCCTGTGACGGTGGGCTTGTTGTTGGTGGGCATCCCGTACTCCGTCTCCCTAGCTGTGCAGTGGCTGTACGGCTGGCCCAACAAGCCAGGATTTAAGAAGTACACAGAGGCTCTAAAGCCAAG gAGAATATACTGCCTGACTAAGGCTCTGCTGGAGTCTCTCAGAATCCTGCAGTATGGGAGACTTTACTTTCAGTTGATGTCGTGGTATAAGAATGAGGAGAACCATAAGTATTTTGAAAAG GGCATCACGTTTGGCCGCAGAGGCACTAAGCTGGACTTGTACCACCCTCCGAAGGATGAGGGCGTGCCTGCCCCTCTGGTGGTTTTCATCTACGGGGGTGCATGGGGCTCCGGAGATCGATCCATTTACTGTTTACTGGCCAGGCAGATGGCCAAAGAGCTTCATGTGACTGTCGTCTGCCCCGATTACTGCATATATCCAAAG GGGAATGTGTTGGGGATGGTCCAGGATATTGCTGATTGCTTGATTTGGGCCCGAGAGAGTGCACAGAAGTTCAACTTTGACCGA GACAACATTGTGTTGGTTGGCCATTCAGCAGGTGCACACTTGTGTGCCCTGACCATGCTGTTTCTCGTCGATGCAAGAGAGGAGCTTTTCATAGAGTCACGAAAGCAGCAGGACATCATGCGGTCGATAAGAGGAATGATTG GTCTGAGTGGCGTCTACAACATCATGGACCACTACGAGCACGAGCAGAAGCGAGGCGTCGAATACGTCTCCACCATGCACAAAGCCATGAACGGACTGGACAACTTCGCGTACTACTCACCGACACACGTGCTGGAGAATCTCAGCGAGGACAAACTCAGCAG ACTGCCTCCGATCACGTTGCTCCACGGGACCAGCGACATTGTAGTTCCCGTCGAGTCTTCCATAAAGCTCTCCGAGCTGCTCACCTCCCTGTCTGTGAAGTCGATGCTCTACCTGCTCCCCACAGTCAACCACGCCGACATCGTCACTGACCTCATGGCGCCGGACAGGAACTTCTACTATCCCATCTACAGCTGCATCAGGCAGGAGTTCAGAAAGTTCCTGTCGGCCCAGTGA